In Ectothiorhodospira sp. BSL-9, a single window of DNA contains:
- the rplU gene encoding 50S ribosomal protein L21 codes for MYAVIATGGKQYRVAQGEKLRVEKLDAEEGTSVEFDNVLLVGSGEDIKVGAPYVEGGKVTATIKSHGRGEKVEIIKFRRRKHSRKQMGHRQHYTELEITSIAG; via the coding sequence ATGTACGCGGTTATCGCTACCGGTGGCAAGCAGTACCGGGTTGCCCAGGGTGAAAAGCTCCGGGTCGAGAAGCTCGACGCGGAGGAAGGCACCTCTGTGGAATTCGACAACGTCCTGCTGGTCGGCAGCGGCGAAGACATCAAGGTGGGTGCACCCTACGTGGAAGGCGGCAAAGTGACCGCGACCATCAAGTCCCACGGGCGCGGCGAAAAGGTGGAGATCATCAAGTTCCGCCGTCGCAAGCACTCCCGCAAGCAGATGGGGCACCGCCAGCACTACACCGAGCTGGAAATCACTTCCATCGCCGGCTGA
- the rpsT gene encoding 30S ribosomal protein S20, which translates to MANIASARKRARQSEKNRQHNMAARSRFRTAIKKVLKAVKAGDKDTATSAYQAAVPVIDKSVSKGVLHRNKAARHKSRLNARVRAL; encoded by the coding sequence TTGGCCAACATCGCCTCAGCTCGCAAGCGTGCCCGCCAGAGCGAAAAGAATCGCCAGCACAACATGGCCGCGCGTTCGCGCTTTCGCACTGCCATCAAGAAGGTGCTGAAGGCTGTGAAAGCAGGTGACAAGGACACCGCCACCAGCGCCTACCAGGCGGCTGTGCCGGTCATCGACAAGTCCGTCTCCAAGGGCGTCCTGCACCGCAACAAGGCAGCGCGTCACAAGAGCCGTCTGAACGCACGAGTGCGGGCGCTGTAA
- the cgtA gene encoding Obg family GTPase CgtA, with translation MKFVDEATIKVKAGDGGNGCVSFRREKYVPFGGPDGGDGGDGGSVYLVATHDLNTLADFRFQRHFEAGRGENGRGRNMTGHAGENLEVEVPVGTLAFDAQTGELIGDLVDHGQKLLVAQGGFHGLGNTRYKSSVNRAPRQSKPGTPGELRQLRLELKVLADVGLLGLPNAGKSTLISKVSGARPKVADYPFTTLHPNLGVVRVGPLQSFVMADIPGLIEGAAEGAGLGIQFLKHLSRNRLLLHLVDIEPPDPEQAPEQAVRVIEQEMAQFDPQLLERPRWLVINKVDLIPPDEREARCQAVIEALDWKGPVFHISAFTGEGTDTLTQQVMRYLEEHDSDT, from the coding sequence ATGAAATTCGTTGATGAAGCCACCATCAAGGTCAAGGCCGGAGACGGCGGCAACGGCTGCGTGAGCTTTCGCCGGGAGAAATACGTCCCCTTTGGCGGCCCGGACGGCGGCGACGGGGGCGACGGCGGTTCCGTCTACCTGGTGGCCACCCACGACCTGAACACCCTGGCGGATTTTCGCTTCCAGCGGCACTTCGAGGCCGGGCGCGGTGAGAATGGCCGTGGCCGCAACATGACCGGCCACGCCGGCGAGAACCTGGAAGTGGAAGTGCCGGTGGGCACCCTGGCCTTCGACGCCCAGACCGGCGAGCTGATCGGCGATCTGGTGGACCATGGCCAGAAGCTGCTGGTGGCCCAGGGCGGTTTTCACGGCCTGGGCAACACCCGCTACAAGAGCTCGGTGAACCGGGCGCCGCGCCAGTCCAAGCCGGGTACGCCCGGGGAACTGCGCCAGCTGCGCCTGGAACTGAAGGTTCTGGCCGATGTGGGTCTGCTGGGACTGCCCAACGCGGGCAAGTCCACGCTGATCTCCAAGGTCTCCGGCGCCCGCCCCAAGGTCGCTGATTACCCCTTCACCACCCTGCACCCCAACCTGGGCGTGGTCCGCGTGGGGCCGCTGCAGAGTTTCGTGATGGCCGACATCCCCGGGCTCATCGAAGGTGCGGCGGAGGGGGCAGGACTGGGCATACAGTTCCTCAAGCACTTGTCCCGCAACCGCCTGCTGCTGCACCTGGTGGACATCGAACCACCCGATCCTGAGCAGGCGCCTGAGCAGGCGGTTCGCGTGATCGAGCAGGAGATGGCCCAGTTCGACCCGCAATTGCTGGAACGCCCTCGCTGGCTGGTGATCAACAAGGTGGACCTGATCCCGCCGGATGAGCGCGAGGCGCGCTGTCAGGCCGTGATCGAGGCTCTGGACTGGAAGGGACCGGTCTTTCACATCTCCGCCTTCACCGGCGAGGGCACGGACACCCTCACACAACAGGTCATGAGATACCTGGAAGAGCATGACAGCGACACGTGA
- the rpmA gene encoding 50S ribosomal protein L27 produces MAHKKAGGSTRNGRDSESKRLGVKRFGGQAVIAGNIIVRQRGTQFHPGLNVGCGKDHTLFAKADGKVVFETKGPKGRKYVSVLAA; encoded by the coding sequence ATGGCACATAAGAAGGCAGGCGGCAGTACTCGTAACGGCCGCGACTCAGAAAGCAAACGTCTTGGTGTGAAGCGCTTCGGCGGCCAGGCCGTGATCGCCGGCAACATCATCGTTCGTCAGCGTGGCACCCAGTTCCACCCCGGCCTGAACGTGGGCTGCGGCAAGGATCACACCCTGTTCGCCAAGGCGGACGGCAAGGTGGTATTCGAGACCAAAGGTCCCAAGGGCCGCAAGTACGTGAGCGTACTCGCCGCCTGA
- the murJ gene encoding murein biosynthesis integral membrane protein MurJ, translating to MSRLLKSTAVVSAMTLVSRLFGYLRDMVLAVSFGASGATDAFFVAFRIPNFLRRLFAEGAFSQAFVPVFAEFREQRGHQALKDLVDHVSGALTLVLFITTLLGVIAAPLLISVFAPGFHGEDGRHALATDMLRITFPYLLFISLTAMAGGILNSLGRFAVPAFTPVFLNLSMIAAAVWGAPHFEEPVVALAWGVFVAGIVQLAFQVPFLMRHGLMPRPRLRRAHEGVKRIAKLMLPAIFGTSVVQINLLVDTLIASFLAAGSITWLYFSDRFVELPLALFGIAIGTVILPRLSGEYARKDPQAFSKTLDWALRLSLLIALPSALGLILLAAPILAALIQYQEFLESDTRMAALSLMAYAMGLPAFILIKILAPGYFSRQDTKTPVKVAVIAMLANMVLNLAIVVPWVWMGWPGPHAGLALATSLSAYLNAGLLYRGLRRDGILVILPGWLGLWWRMLLAAGLLTLLLLLLTPELSQWSEWPALTRVSALLGLIALGGGAYGLALLATGVRPRAFLLR from the coding sequence ATGAGCCGACTGCTCAAGTCCACTGCCGTCGTCAGCGCCATGACCCTGGTGTCGCGGCTGTTTGGCTATCTGCGGGACATGGTGCTGGCAGTGAGTTTCGGGGCCAGCGGGGCCACCGACGCCTTCTTTGTCGCCTTTCGCATTCCCAACTTCCTGCGCCGGTTGTTTGCCGAGGGGGCCTTCTCGCAGGCCTTCGTGCCGGTGTTTGCCGAGTTCCGCGAGCAACGCGGTCACCAGGCCCTGAAGGATCTGGTGGATCATGTCAGCGGCGCCCTCACCCTGGTACTGTTCATCACCACCTTGCTGGGGGTGATTGCGGCGCCCCTTTTGATCAGCGTGTTTGCCCCCGGATTTCACGGGGAGGATGGCCGTCATGCCCTGGCCACCGACATGCTGCGCATCACCTTCCCCTACCTGCTGTTCATCTCGCTCACCGCCATGGCCGGGGGCATCCTCAATAGCCTGGGGCGGTTCGCCGTGCCGGCCTTCACGCCTGTGTTCCTGAACCTGTCCATGATCGCCGCCGCCGTCTGGGGGGCGCCGCATTTCGAGGAGCCCGTGGTGGCCCTGGCCTGGGGCGTGTTTGTGGCCGGCATCGTTCAGCTGGCCTTCCAGGTGCCCTTCCTGATGCGCCATGGCCTGATGCCACGCCCCCGGCTGCGCCGGGCCCACGAGGGCGTGAAGCGCATCGCCAAGCTCATGCTCCCGGCCATCTTCGGCACCTCGGTGGTGCAGATCAATCTGCTGGTGGACACCCTGATCGCCTCGTTCCTGGCCGCCGGCTCCATCACCTGGCTGTATTTCTCCGACCGCTTCGTGGAACTGCCCCTGGCCCTGTTCGGCATCGCCATCGGCACGGTGATCCTGCCGCGCCTCTCCGGAGAATATGCCCGCAAGGACCCGCAGGCCTTCAGCAAGACCCTGGACTGGGCCCTGCGTCTGTCCCTGCTCATCGCCCTGCCCTCGGCCCTGGGCCTGATCCTGCTCGCTGCCCCCATCCTCGCGGCACTCATCCAGTATCAGGAGTTCCTGGAGAGCGACACCCGCATGGCCGCCCTGTCGCTGATGGCCTATGCCATGGGTCTGCCCGCCTTTATCCTGATCAAGATCCTGGCGCCGGGGTACTTCTCCCGCCAGGACACCAAGACCCCGGTGAAGGTGGCGGTGATTGCCATGCTGGCCAATATGGTGCTGAACCTGGCCATTGTCGTGCCCTGGGTGTGGATGGGCTGGCCCGGGCCCCATGCCGGCCTGGCCCTGGCCACATCGCTGTCGGCCTACCTGAATGCCGGGCTGCTCTATCGCGGGCTGCGCCGCGATGGCATCCTGGTGATCCTGCCAGGCTGGCTGGGACTGTGGTGGCGCATGCTGCTGGCGGCCGGCCTGCTCACCCTGCTGTTGCTGCTGCTGACCCCGGAACTGAGCCAGTGGAGTGAATGGCCGGCGCTGACCCGGGTGAGCGCCCTGCTGGGCCTGATCGCCCTGGGTGGCG
- the proB gene encoding glutamate 5-kinase, which translates to MTATREALGKSRRWVVKIGSALITNDGQGLDMQALAGWADQLARLSRAGHEIILVSSGAVAEGMTRLGWTERPSALYELQAAAAVGQMGLVQAYESHFQKHGLHAAQVLLTHDDLADRRRYLNARSTLRTLLRMHAIPVVNENDTVATEEIRFGDNDTLAALVCNLVEASLLVILTDQKGLYDRDPRTFQDARLVSEGLASDPSLLRLVAPTFGRLGSGGMATKLTAAARAARSGTHTLIASGRTSGVLERIAAGEDLGTLLRPDREPLAARKQWIAGQLVSRGELLLDAGAARVIKEAGRSLLPVGVTHVKGRFSRGEVVTCLDPDGRPVARGLVNYAADEARRIMGRRADEIESILGYVDEPELMHRDNLVVL; encoded by the coding sequence ATGACAGCGACACGTGAAGCACTGGGCAAGTCCCGCCGCTGGGTCGTCAAGATTGGCTCGGCACTGATCACCAACGACGGCCAGGGCCTGGACATGCAGGCTCTGGCCGGCTGGGCTGACCAACTGGCCAGGCTCAGCCGCGCCGGCCACGAGATCATCCTGGTGTCCTCCGGGGCCGTGGCCGAGGGCATGACGCGCCTGGGCTGGACGGAGCGACCGTCGGCCCTTTATGAGTTGCAGGCGGCGGCCGCCGTGGGGCAGATGGGCCTGGTGCAGGCCTATGAGAGCCATTTCCAGAAGCATGGCCTGCATGCGGCACAGGTGCTGCTCACCCATGATGACCTGGCCGATCGGCGTCGTTATCTCAATGCCCGCAGCACCCTGCGCACGTTGCTGCGCATGCACGCCATCCCGGTGGTGAATGAGAACGACACCGTTGCCACCGAGGAGATCCGCTTTGGCGACAATGACACCCTGGCGGCCCTGGTGTGCAACCTGGTGGAGGCGTCATTGCTGGTGATCCTCACCGATCAAAAAGGCCTTTATGACCGTGATCCGCGCACCTTTCAGGATGCCCGCCTGGTCTCGGAAGGGCTGGCCTCGGACCCCAGTCTGCTGCGTCTGGTGGCTCCCACCTTCGGCCGACTGGGCAGCGGGGGCATGGCTACCAAGCTCACGGCCGCGGCCCGCGCGGCCCGCTCAGGCACCCACACACTGATCGCCTCCGGGCGCACGTCCGGGGTGCTGGAGCGGATCGCTGCCGGTGAGGACCTGGGCACGCTGCTGCGCCCTGACCGGGAGCCTCTGGCTGCACGCAAGCAGTGGATCGCAGGGCAGTTGGTTTCCCGCGGGGAGTTGCTGCTGGATGCCGGTGCTGCACGAGTGATCAAGGAGGCGGGCCGCAGTCTGCTGCCGGTGGGGGTCACCCATGTGAAAGGGCGTTTCTCCCGGGGCGAGGTGGTCACCTGTCTGGACCCGGATGGCCGCCCGGTGGCCCGGGGGCTGGTGAATTACGCCGCTGACGAGGCCCGTCGGATCATGGGGCGGCGCGCCGACGAGATCGAGTCCATCCTGGGCTATGTGGATGAACCGGAGCTCATGCATCGGGACAATCTGGTGGTGTTGTAG
- a CDS encoding DsrE family protein produces the protein MSAHEGRTAASGLKRWQGLAMAWLLISLAFLVVPSTAAAADPAARVVYHADFSDPRRFSAMLTSINNMAVHYENELMDHDIRIVAVSHGIRFLTDDPLEDSPFAEDDTLAAERDNLRGRLSSLISMHGVKVELCDLTRSALDLPEDELYDGVSMVPSGVVRLAELQNTKGFAYIKIE, from the coding sequence ATGAGCGCTCACGAAGGCCGAACCGCGGCTTCGGGACTGAAACGCTGGCAGGGCCTGGCCATGGCCTGGCTTCTCATCAGCCTGGCCTTCCTGGTGGTGCCGTCCACGGCTGCCGCTGCGGACCCCGCCGCTCGCGTGGTCTACCACGCCGATTTCTCTGATCCCCGCCGGTTCAGCGCCATGCTCACCAGCATCAACAACATGGCGGTGCACTACGAGAATGAACTGATGGATCACGACATCCGCATCGTCGCCGTCTCCCATGGCATCCGCTTCCTGACCGACGACCCCCTGGAAGACTCCCCCTTCGCCGAGGACGACACCCTGGCCGCCGAACGTGACAACCTGCGCGGTCGGCTCAGCTCACTGATCTCCATGCACGGCGTGAAGGTGGAATTGTGCGACCTCACCCGCTCGGCCCTGGATCTGCCGGAGGATGAACTGTACGACGGGGTCTCCATGGTGCCATCCGGCGTGGTGCGCCTGGCCGAGCTGCAGAACACCAAGGGTTTCGCCTACATCAAGATCGAGTAA